GGCTTCTTGGTCAATATCCTGCGGTATCAACACTTCAGATGGAATTAAATGCTGCTGGTCCCTGTAAAACTGACCGATGTAGGTCAAAAAGTCTTCGTCCGCATCATTATAGTAGGGAAAGAGATTGACATTCCGCTCAATTAGTTTTCCCTGACGAACAAAGAAAACCTGCACACACATCCAGCCCTTATCTACATAGTAGCCAAAGACATCTCGATTCTGCAAGTCATGGGCCATCACACGCTGCTTGGTCCGCAGGGTTGAAATGGATTGGAGGACATCTCGGTATTCCGCAGCCTTTTCAAATTCCAGATTGCCAGCTGCTACTTTCATCTTGTCCTGGACTTCCTTGACAATCTTATCATCATGACCAGTCAGGAATTGAGCAACTTCTTTGGCCATCTTATCATAGTCAGACAGGCTAGGCAGGTTTTCCCCATGAGCCAAACATTGCCCCAAATGATAATAAAGACAGTACTTGTTCTCAGGGATTTTACACTTACGGAAAGGATAGAGCCGTTCTAGCAGTTTGAGGGTTTGATTGGCCGCACCCACATCGGGATAGGGACCAAAATACTGCCCGCCATCCTTCTTAATCTGCCGTGTAATGATTAGCCTTGGATGACGTTCCTTTGTAATCTTGATGAAAGGATAGGACTTGTCGTCCTTGAGCATGATATTGTAGCGTGGTTTGTTTTCCTGAATGAGATTGATTTCCAACAAGAGAGCCTCGATATTGGAATCTGTCACGATAAATTCAAAATCGGCAATTTCAGATACTAAGGCCTCTGTCTTGGTATCATGGGCACCACGAAAATAAGACCGAACCCGATTTCGCAGGTTTTTGGCCTTGCCCACATAGATAATCTTACCGTACTTGTTTTTGTGGAGGTAACAACCCGGACTGTCCGGCAGTAACTCCAACTTGTGCTTGATTAAATCGTTCATAAAACTATTGTAACACAAGTTTAATCAATGGAACACTAGACATCTTCTCAAAAAAACATTAAATTTTCTCACAATTTAATGACTTGGAATGTTATATTTTCTAACATAAGGAATTGATAGATTTTGCAAAAATTTTCAGAATATGGTATACTAGGACAGTTATTTTATATAGAAGGAGTATGAAAATGAAGAAAAAACTATTCATGTTATTGGCAAGCATACTGCCGATATTCTTTATTTTTACAGGCGTTAAGGCTGACGATACTATTGATATTGTTTTCGATAATGCCTACGCACCATTCGAGTTTAAAGACTCAGACCAAGTTTACAAAGGATTAGATGTTGATATCATCAACGAAGTTATCAAGCGCTCTGGCTGGAAAGTTAACCAATCTTTCCCAGGCTTCGATGCTGCCGTTAACGCTGTTCAAGCCGGTTCTGCCGATGCCCTTATGGCAGGTACAACCATTACAGAGGCTCGCAAGAAAGTCTTTACTTTCTCAGATCCCTACTTCGATACAAAAATCGTTATTGCTACAACCAAGTCAAACACGATTTCTAAATACGAAGACCTCAAAGGTAAAACTGTCGGTGTAAAAAACGGTACCGCTGCCCAAGCCTTTCTGGAGGAAAACAAGGAAAAGTACGGCTATACTCTTAAAACCTTTGATACAGGCGATTTGATGTACAACAGCCTTTCAGCTGGTGCTGTTGATGCAGTTATGGACGATGAAGCAGTTATCCAATATGCTATCCAACAAGGTCAAGACCTGAGCATCGACATCGCTGGTGAAGCCATTGGTTCCTTTGGTTTCTCTGTTAAAAAAGGCAGCCAATATGAGTACCTTGTAGAAGATTTTAACAAGGCACTTGCAGCCATGAAAGAAGATGGCACATATGAAACAATCATGAACAAGTGGTTGGGAACAACAACTGCTTCTGCTGAAACAACTGACTACTCTTCACGCCTTAGCTTGACTGGTAGTGCCACTGCAAAAGCAACGCCTGTAAAAGCAAGCTACACCATTGTAGCGGATTCCTCATTTGCCCCATTTGAATACCAAGATGAAACTGGTAAATATGTCGGTATTGATATGGAATTGATTAAGGCTATTGCAGAAAACCAAGGCTTTACCATTACCATCCAAAACCCTGGCTTCGATGCTGCCTTGAACGCTGTTCAAGCTGGACAAGCTGATGCGGTTATCGCTGGTATGTCTATCACTGATGCTCGTAAAGAGATTTTTGATTTCTCAGATGCCTATTATTCATCAAATATTCTTCTTGCTGTTAAAAATGGCAGCGATATTACTTCCTACGAAGGCTTGAAAGGCAAAACTGTCGGTGCTAAAAACGGTACTGCTTCATACACATTCTTAGAGAGCAACAAAGACAAGTACGGTTACACTCTCAAAGCCTTTGATGAAGCTTCTGGTATGTATGACAGCTTGAATTCTGGTTCTATTGATGCCCTAATGGATGACGAAGCTGTGCTTCTCTACGCCATCCAACAAGGTCGCGACTTTGCAACTCCAATCCCTGGTGAAAAATCTGGCGAGTACGGTTTCGCTGTTAAAAAAGGGACAAACCCAGAGTTGATTGAAATGTTCAACAACGGTATGGCTGCTCTCGTCCAATCTGGTAAGTACGATGAAATTTTGAACAAGTACTTCAATTCTACTGAG
The nucleotide sequence above comes from Streptococcus sp. 29887. Encoded proteins:
- the uvrC gene encoding excinuclease ABC subunit UvrC, encoding MNDLIKHKLELLPDSPGCYLHKNKYGKIIYVGKAKNLRNRVRSYFRGAHDTKTEALVSEIADFEFIVTDSNIEALLLEINLIQENKPRYNIMLKDDKSYPFIKITKERHPRLIITRQIKKDGGQYFGPYPDVGAANQTLKLLERLYPFRKCKIPENKYCLYYHLGQCLAHGENLPSLSDYDKMAKEVAQFLTGHDDKIVKEVQDKMKVAAGNLEFEKAAEYRDVLQSISTLRTKQRVMAHDLQNRDVFGYYVDKGWMCVQVFFVRQGKLIERNVNLFPYYNDADEDFLTYIGQFYRDQQHLIPSEVLIPQDIDQEAVEALVATKVLKPQRGEKKQLIALATKNARVSLEQKFNLLEKNLKKTYGAVENIGQLLGIPTPVRIEAFDNSNIMGTSPVSAMVVFENGVPNKKEYRKYKIKTVEGPDDYASMREVLQRRYSRVLRDGLTAPDLIIIDGGQGQVNVAKQVIEQELGMSIPIAGLQKNDKHQTHELLFGNPLEVVELPRNSQEFFLLHRIQDEVHRFAIEFHRQVRSKNSFSSKLDSIEGLGPKRKQALMKHFKSIGNIQSASLQEIAEAGLPYKVAEKVKETLSDRDEN
- a CDS encoding ABC transporter substrate-binding protein/permease, whose protein sequence is MKKKLFMLLASILPIFFIFTGVKADDTIDIVFDNAYAPFEFKDSDQVYKGLDVDIINEVIKRSGWKVNQSFPGFDAAVNAVQAGSADALMAGTTITEARKKVFTFSDPYFDTKIVIATTKSNTISKYEDLKGKTVGVKNGTAAQAFLEENKEKYGYTLKTFDTGDLMYNSLSAGAVDAVMDDEAVIQYAIQQGQDLSIDIAGEAIGSFGFSVKKGSQYEYLVEDFNKALAAMKEDGTYETIMNKWLGTTTASAETTDYSSRLSLTGSATAKATPVKASYTIVADSSFAPFEYQDETGKYVGIDMELIKAIAENQGFTITIQNPGFDAALNAVQAGQADAVIAGMSITDARKEIFDFSDAYYSSNILLAVKNGSDITSYEGLKGKTVGAKNGTASYTFLESNKDKYGYTLKAFDEASGMYDSLNSGSIDALMDDEAVLLYAIQQGRDFATPIPGEKSGEYGFAVKKGTNPELIEMFNNGMAALVQSGKYDEILNKYFNSTEETSSTTSTVDETTIAGLLKNNYGQLLSGLGITIGLALLSFAIAIVIGIIFGMFAVSPIKALRVTASVFVDVVRGIPLMIVAAFIFWGIPNLIESITGQQSPINDFVAGTIALSLNSGAYIAEIVRGGIQAVPAGQMEASRSLGISYGTTMRKIILPQAGKIMLPNFINQFVITLKDTTIISAIGLVELFQAGKIIIARNYQSFRMYAILAIIYLVVITLLTRLARNLEKGGK